DNA from Aquaspirillum sp. LM1:
GCAAATGATTTGGTTGGCACGGTTCCAGGTGTTGCCATTCTAGGGTGGCAGCATATCTTGACCGTTGGCGCTTCCGGGGCCTGGGTGCGGTTTCATTTGGTCAATGAAAAGATTGGCGGGCTAGGCAATCAGGCGAATTTGGTTCCGACCAGCCAGGCGACAAACCATTGCGCGGTCTGGAAAAGCTTCGAAACCCGAATTAAAGCCTTGGCTCAGGCACAAACAGGGATTCATGTGACGGTGGATGTGACATATCCAGCCCAAAATCATGGCATTGGGTTGGCCGCAGTCAGTCATTATTACCCCACCAATATCGCCGCCCGCGTGTATTATTGGAACCCCCATACGGGTAATTATGTGTTGGACGCAAACCAGCCAAACTTTGCACCATTTCCGCTTTTGCCCCCTGCTGTGGCCGGGGTGACAAATCTAAGCGTACAAAGCTGGCTGTGGGTGAAGAACACACTGATGGCTGGACAGATGACCAAAAGTCAGGCCGAAACCTTCCTTGACGCTTTGCAAGATGGGAGAGCGGATAACTACCGACAGCAATCTGGTGAACCAACCGATGAAATGAGGTTGCTGGATGCATTGGATAATGTGGCCGATGTCGAGTGTGACGCAGGTGTGCTGCCTCACTCTAGTCGAGAGCAGGTTCTGAATGGCGCTTATCAGCTTCCCTGACAAACGCTGAAAAAAATGTCGTTTGCTCAGCGCCTCCGGCATCACTGGCACTCCCGGTATACTGCAGCCTGCTTTTTTGCTGTCTCACCCTGTTTGCCGGAGCCTGCCGATGACTGCCCCTGCTGTGCCCGCCCTGCCTGCCGAACCGCACCCTGGCCAGTTTGCCCATCAGGGCGCGCGCTGGCTGGCGGCCACTCGGCCTGCCTTTCTCACCGTATCGCTGGCCGGCAGCCTGCTGGGGCTGGCCGCCTGTCTGCCGGCAGTGAGCTGGGCGCTGGTGGGCTGGGCCTTGCTGGCGGTGCTGCTGCTGCAGGCCGGGGTGAATGTGTTCAATGACTACTACGACCATCTCAGCGGCAACGACGCAGCCAATACCGAGCGGCTGTTTCCATTTACCGGCGGCAGCCGCTTTATCCAGAATGGGGTGATGTCGGCGGGGCAGATGCTGGCCCTGGCGCTGGCGCTGTTTGCCGGGGTGACGGTGATTGGCGTCGGGCTGGTGTGGCTGCGTGGGCCGGCCTTGCTGGCGCTGGGGCTGGCCGGGGTGGTGCTGGGCTGGGCGTATTCGGCACCGCCGTGCAAGCTCAATAGCCGGGGGCTGGGCGAGCTGACCGTGGCGCTGACGTTCTATGGCGTGCCGCTGGGCATGGCGCTGGTGGCGGGTGGGCAGGTCAGCCCGGCGCTGGCCTGGGCCAGCGTCAGCCAGGCGCTGCTGATTACCGCGCTGCTTTACGTCAACCAGTTTCCTGATCGGCGCGCCGATGCGCTGGCCGGCAAGCGCCACTGGGTGGTGCGCTTGCCGCTGGCCGGGGCGGTGGCTGGCCATGCGCTGCTGCTGGCGGCGGCCTATGGCTGGCTGGTGCTCGGCCTGGGTCTGGGCCGGCTGCCGATGGCCGCCGCGCTGGGCTTGCTCACCCTGCCGCTGTCCTTGCGCGCCGCGCTGCAGCTTGGCCGGCATGCTGACACCCCGAGCCGGCTGCGTCCTGCGATAATAGCCACTTTGCTGGCGGCCAACCTGCACCCCGTGTGCCTGGCCGTCGGGCTGGCCCATGCGGCCTACTTCACCGGAAACTGACGCCATGATTGGACGCCTGAGCGGCCATCTGCTGGAAAAGCTCCCCCCGCATCTGCTGCTGGATGTACACGGGGTGGGCTATGAAGTGGATGTGCCGATGAGCACGTTTTACCAGCTGCCCGCCACGGGCGAGCCGCTGACCCTGTTCATTCACCAGGTGGTGCGTGAAGACGCGCTGCTGCTGTATGGCTTTGCCAGCCGCGACGAGCGGGAAACCTTCCGCCAGCTGCTTAAGGTCACCGGCATTGGTGCCAAGATTGCCCTGGCCATCTTGTCTGGCCTATCAGCAGACGAGCTGGCGCTGGCGGTGGCCAGCGAAGATGTGGGCCGCTTGTCCAAGGTGCCGGGCATTGGCAAGAAAACTGCCGAACGGCTGATTCTGGAGTTGCGCGGCAAGCTGGGCCTGCACGGCAGTGGTGTGCCCGGTGCGCTGCCGATGCAGGCCGGCAATGACCACAGCGCCGATATCACCAATGCGCTGCTGGCGCTGGGCTACAACGACAAGGAAGCCGCTGCCGCCACCAAGCATCTGCCGCCGGGTACTTCGGTGGAAGATGGCATCCGCCAGGCGCTGAAAGCGTTGGTCAAGGCATGAGGCGCGGGCTGTTTTATCCGCATCGCCGCCGCTGGGCGCTGTCGCCGCTGGCCGGGCTGGGGCTGCTTGGGTTTGCCGCGCTGGCGCTGGGTTTTGGCCATCCGCCGGTCAGCGTGCTGGACGCCGAGCTGGGCCAGACGCTGTTTGGCTGGCG
Protein-coding regions in this window:
- a CDS encoding DNA/RNA non-specific endonuclease, which encodes MTVGASGAWVRFHLVNEKIGGLGNQANLVPTSQATNHCAVWKSFETRIKALAQAQTGIHVTVDVTYPAQNHGIGLAAVSHYYPTNIAARVYYWNPHTGNYVLDANQPNFAPFPLLPPAVAGVTNLSVQSWLWVKNTLMAGQMTKSQAETFLDALQDGRADNYRQQSGEPTDEMRLLDALDNVADVECDAGVLPHSSREQVLNGAYQLP
- a CDS encoding prenyltransferase; protein product: MTAPAVPALPAEPHPGQFAHQGARWLAATRPAFLTVSLAGSLLGLAACLPAVSWALVGWALLAVLLLQAGVNVFNDYYDHLSGNDAANTERLFPFTGGSRFIQNGVMSAGQMLALALALFAGVTVIGVGLVWLRGPALLALGLAGVVLGWAYSAPPCKLNSRGLGELTVALTFYGVPLGMALVAGGQVSPALAWASVSQALLITALLYVNQFPDRRADALAGKRHWVVRLPLAGAVAGHALLLAAAYGWLVLGLGLGRLPMAAALGLLTLPLSLRAALQLGRHADTPSRLRPAIIATLLAANLHPVCLAVGLAHAAYFTGN
- the ruvA gene encoding Holliday junction branch migration protein RuvA, translating into MIGRLSGHLLEKLPPHLLLDVHGVGYEVDVPMSTFYQLPATGEPLTLFIHQVVREDALLLYGFASRDERETFRQLLKVTGIGAKIALAILSGLSADELALAVASEDVGRLSKVPGIGKKTAERLILELRGKLGLHGSGVPGALPMQAGNDHSADITNALLALGYNDKEAAAATKHLPPGTSVEDGIRQALKALVKA